The genomic DNA GAATACACCACCTTCTTACCGTAGGCGATTGCCAGTGCGTTCAGGGCAAGGCGTTTGCCCACGTCCTGCTTGTTGCGCGGGTGGATGTCGTTGGCGTCACCGATGTCGATGGCAACCGCCATACCCGTTTTGGGCAGGGCGAGAGCCATTGTCTGCGCCTCACGCAGCTCCGCCCATGCGCTCTCGCCTGGCTCAGGCTTGACCGCCATGAAGTTGGCCAGCTGCACGAAGAGGAACGGGAAATCTCCCTGCGCCCATGCCTCACGCCAGTCCTGAATCATGGCGGGGAACAGAGTGCGGTACTCGTAGGCTCTGCTTGCGTTTGACTCGCCCTGATACCAGATAGCGCCCTGAATGGCGTATGGCACGATGGGGGCAATCATACCGTTAAACAGCCCGGAGGGCTTCCACGGATTGGTACGCGGGTCTTGCGGCGGGTCAGGCTTCTTCGGTTCGGGTTTTCCCTCGGCTCGCGCCTGCGCCGCTGCCTTCTCCCACTCCGCCAGTTGCTTCTGATAGTTCTCCAACGCTTGCGGGTAGTTCATCTCGGCGCGTCGCCAGTTCTCCAGCAAGTAACGCAGGGATGGGTGCGCCATCAACGTTGGCTTGCTGGTCCACGATTCGGCAGGCGTGCCGCCCCATGCGGATTGGATCATGCCCACAGGAACCTTCAGAGCCTTGTGTAACTCCCGCGCGAAGAAATAACCCACTGCCGAGAAATTGCGCACCGTTTCGGGCGTGCAGGGTTGCCAAGCCCCTCCGTTCAGGTCTTTCAGAGGTCGGTCGGAAACTGCTTTGGGCACCATGAAGAGGCGAATCTGCGGGTAGTTTGCCTGCGCTATCTCCTGCTCAGCGTTGTTGGACAGCGCGACGGGCCATTCCATGTTGGACTGCCCCGAACATATCCACACCTCGCCCACCAGCACGTCATGGAGCACTACCGTGTTGTTGCCTTGCACGGTCATCTGGAAAGGACCGCCTGCGGGCATCGGCTTCAGCATGACGCGCCATTCACCGTTGTCGTTGGCAACGGTGCTCGCCTTTTGCCCACGAAACTCTACCGTAACCTTCTCGCCCGGCTCGGCAGTGCCCCATACAGGCACAGGTTTGCCTCGTTGTAACACCGCATGGTCGCTGAAGATGTGTGCTAAACGCACGTCGGCGACTGCGCTGACCGCCAGAAGCAGCCAGCAGATCATAATACACACCCGGATGCTTCGTAAACGCATGTTGACCTCCTTAGCGAAGAGTAACTTCCACTTCTACCTCTCCCTGTACCTGCAGTATCAAGTTTCCACCCTCCTGCAGATACTGGTGCGGGCTGGCGAAGGTAATAGGGTGACCATTGAGCCTCACCTGCGGTTGTTTCGCCAGCCCGTTTATCAGCAAATGGTACGGTCTATCTATCCAGCTTTTGACATGAAACCTGCACAAACCTTTTCGATCGGCAATGACCGTTATCGTGCCGGGCGCATGCACAGTCACCCCGCTATGGCGCAGCACCCGATAGTCATACACCACAGGCAGATTGTACAGTCGCATTGCGTTCGCCTGCACGGTGCCAGGGTTAATCGCCGGTCCGTCGCTGCGTTGCTCGCGCAGATGGTAGAAGTCAGGTAGACATCCTTGTCGTTCGGGATCGTTCTGTTTCCAGGTGTGCTGGATACCGGCGGCAGTGATGCCGTCGGCGATGTGCTTCCAGTGCGCTTTGGGCTCCAAACGCGCTAGCCAGTAGAGAGCGTCTGCATATACCAGTCCACACCACTGCACGGGCTGCCCGAACCAGATGGGTGCCTGCCAGTTGGTGGCTCCTAACACAGCGATGGTGCTGTACGGTCCCACCGGCTGTCCCGTCGGGTTGATGAGATAGGGGAAGGGTACTCCTGTCCATGCCCAGTAGCGCGCCCGGCGTAGGAACTCGGGGTTGCCGGTCAGCTCGTAGCCAATGACGTATGCCTTTACAATATGCGCAGAAGCCAGAATATCCGGTGTATGCAGAGGTACCTCCCACGTCTGTGCTCCACGCGGTACGGTGTTGTCGAATCGCTGGAATTGTTCCAACCGGCGTATCGCTTCCGCAATCAGCTGCTTGTCGCCACTATACAATGCCATTTCCAGCAGGCGCACCAGAACCGCCGCGGTCAGCCCGTTTGCGGTGCGCTCCCAGTGGGTGCGAGCGTAGTCGGGACCACCCGGGCGCGGGTTGTAGGGCACTGTACCATCCGGCTGAAACGAGCGCAGCAGGTCTCGTCCACTATTGCGAGCGGCTTCAATGCTTTCGGGTACCGCGCCATATACCAGAGACACCACGGGGAACGCCACATGTGATACGCGGCTGAACAGATACTGCTCCTTTGGCACGACGGCGATGGCTTCCTGAGCTGCCTGCCGGAGCCGGCGGGCGATTTCACCATCCCGGATGTGCGCCGCAATCCATTCCATCCATATGGCGGCGTCCGCTGCCGGTTGAGCACCAAAGCCGGGCCAGTAGGCATGGCGGTAAAGGTTGCCTTCCCGTATCTTCGAATCCAGCCACCCTGCAGCCGCCAGCCTGAGGTATGCCTGTGCATCCAGCCCGGTGTTAGGCAAAGGAGGTAATCCTCTCAGGCGCACGTATTGTTGCACCGCCGGAATCACCGTATCGCCTTCACCGCCGATGATGGTGGCATCCAGCACCAGCGGTGTGTTTGCCGTTAACGTTTCGGGAAAGTAGGGGAGCAGATTGCCTTCCTCGCGATTGTCGCCATTGGAACCGGGATAGAACACGCCCATCACATGTCCACCGGAGCCGAAGAGGCGGTCTGGCGAGTCAAACAGCGCGCTGAAATGGTTCGCCGGTTGCCAGATAAGACCAACATACCGTCCCTGAGCCTGCACCACCATCAGTGGGGCGGTGATTTTGAGCGTATCAGGAACCTGCCGTTTGGATGCGGGACCGATAATGTCCGCTTCGGAGCTGCTCGGCTCGTTCTCCAGATACTCTAACCCTGCGAACAAAGCTTGTCCTTTCTCGCCACCGAAGGAACCAGCGCCTGGGAAGAGCACCAGCATCGGCAGGAAGTACACCTGTCGATCGCGGTCTACAGTCACTACCGTGCGCACATCTATCGCGTCTTTGTGCATGGATGGGGTGAAGACCTGCTCGATCTTCCACTTTGCGCCGTCCGGGTCGTTGAAGGTGTACGTCATTTGAACCCCATGACGCTCTTTCTGTGAGGTCACGGTGACTACCTTATCCAGAGAGAGCCAGCGTACCGCATTGTCCGCCTCATAACACAGCTGCGCTGTATTCCATCCGACTGCCATGGGGTGGCTCTTCACGGCTACCTGCAGCGTACCCGCGCGCTCGGGGTGGAAGGACACGCGCAGCATACCGGAGGTGACTGATGGAGCGTCTCGTGGTAGAGGTTCCGGGGCTGGAGGTTGCCACTGTGGCGGGGAAGGCGTGACGCGCGGTGTGAAGCGTATGTATGCGATGGTACACTTACCGGCAGTGCCCGGTGGGTCAATCCTTATCCACGAGCGTGGTCCCAGCGCAGGCAGAGGCATCCTCAACGTGACCCAGTCGGTAGTGCTCACAAAACGGCGTGCGGAACGTTCTTCTGAACTGCCCTGTCCTGCGCGGGCGTAGAATATTTGGAGCATGCCCGTTTGCTCGCTCTTCAGGCGAATCTCTAACCAGAGCGGAATGTTTTCGGGAAACTCGCGCACGGGACCATGTGTGTAAGGATCATACCCGCTGATTTCAATCACCATGCCCTCTGGCGAGTGGCTGATGCGGGAGATATGGTGCGTCGGTTGCCATTCGGCAACGGTTTCGGGACGAGTGAAATCGAAGGACGGCAATTCTTGCGGGGATTGTGCGGAGCACGCTACGCATAACAGTGCGCCCGCAATGCACAGGGAGATGCCTGAAAACAGCGTCATTACTGGACTCCTCCTCTTGCATATTCAAATTTCAAGCAAACGTTCTGATGTGGGCGACCAAGGCGGAGCATGGCCTTCCAGAAGGTCGGGTTCGGCACGCTATAGCCTTATTTCGCGATGTTGTACGGTTTTCCTGCCAGGAGCCCGAAGATGAGAGCACCGGAGGTGACACCGCATCCTATTAGCGACAGGTAGAAGCCGATACGAAACGCATCTGGCTCGTATCGCCACAAGACTGTGGAGGAGGCATTTGTGACGGTGACAGCGCGAAAGACGCCGTCATGGGTGCGCCATGGCTGAGGCTTACCATTAACCCAGACATGCCAACCTGGGTAGGCGGTATCCGCAAGCACAAGTTCGCCGGCAGGTGTATTTACTATCTCTGCCCGCTGTGGGGAGGGGTCATGCACAATTAACGGTTCGCTGCTTTCTGCCGTCCATGCACGCATGGGCTGGTGTGGCAAGGGCAACACGCGCCAGCTGTCGACGGTTTTGCCCGTTGCGACTGCCCCAACCCCGGTTTGTTGCAATTTCCGGAGCAGGTGGCTATCCCGTTGGAACCGTTTCCACTCCTGCGCCAGATACACGTAGTGTCTCACTGCCCTCTGGACCGCT from Armatimonadota bacterium includes the following:
- a CDS encoding 9-O-acetylesterase encodes the protein MRLRSIRVCIMICWLLLAVSAVADVRLAHIFSDHAVLQRGKPVPVWGTAEPGEKVTVEFRGQKASTVANDNGEWRVMLKPMPAGGPFQMTVQGNNTVVLHDVLVGEVWICSGQSNMEWPVALSNNAEQEIAQANYPQIRLFMVPKAVSDRPLKDLNGGAWQPCTPETVRNFSAVGYFFARELHKALKVPVGMIQSAWGGTPAESWTSKPTLMAHPSLRYLLENWRRAEMNYPQALENYQKQLAEWEKAAAQARAEGKPEPKKPDPPQDPRTNPWKPSGLFNGMIAPIVPYAIQGAIWYQGESNASRAYEYRTLFPAMIQDWREAWAQGDFPFLFVQLANFMAVKPEPGESAWAELREAQTMALALPKTGMAVAIDIGDANDIHPRNKQDVGKRLALNALAIAYGKKVVYSGPIYERMKREGNAIRLYFKHVDGGLMTPNGEPLKGFAIAGADRKFVWAEARIDGNTVVVHSPHVPEPVAVRYAWADNPVCNLYNRAGLPASPFRTDDWAGVTRQRR